A window from Bacteroidia bacterium encodes these proteins:
- a CDS encoding 1-deoxy-D-xylulose-5-phosphate reductoisomerase → MSDSPKRIAILGSTGSIGTQALEVIREHPEHFSAEILAAGNNADLLIKQALEFQPNIVVIAGDAAYKKVKAALSSHPIKVYSGEKSIEEVVAFDSVDMVLAAIVGYAGLSSTLAAIKAGKSVALANKETLVVAGGIITAEAKVSGAGIIPVDSEHSAIFQCLAGEWKNPLEKIILTASGGPFRGKKKSDLEKVTVADALKHPNWNMGSKITIDSASLMNKGLEVIEAKWLFGLRPEQIEVLVHPQSIIHSMVQFHDGSMKAQMGLPDMKLPILYAFSFPLRLPSATPRLNLNQFPSLSFENPDSLTFPCLDLAYEAMRKGGNAPCVLNAANEMAVQAFLSERIGFNRIPEIISETLYAVSYVPEPSYEDLILSDKEARKQASAHI, encoded by the coding sequence ATGAGTGATTCTCCCAAACGCATAGCCATTCTCGGCTCCACCGGTTCCATCGGAACCCAGGCGCTTGAGGTGATCCGCGAACATCCGGAACACTTTTCGGCTGAAATACTGGCTGCCGGCAACAACGCCGACCTGTTAATCAAACAAGCGCTGGAATTTCAACCCAACATTGTTGTGATTGCCGGAGATGCAGCCTATAAAAAAGTGAAGGCTGCCCTCTCCTCTCACCCCATTAAAGTATACTCCGGAGAAAAGAGCATTGAAGAGGTAGTGGCTTTTGATTCGGTAGACATGGTACTGGCAGCCATCGTTGGATATGCCGGATTGTCCTCTACGCTCGCTGCTATAAAAGCCGGAAAGTCTGTTGCCCTCGCCAATAAAGAAACGCTGGTGGTGGCCGGCGGAATCATTACGGCTGAAGCAAAAGTTTCCGGCGCCGGAATCATTCCCGTTGATTCTGAGCACAGCGCCATTTTTCAATGCCTGGCCGGAGAATGGAAAAATCCACTGGAGAAAATTATTCTTACCGCTTCCGGAGGTCCTTTCCGCGGAAAGAAAAAATCAGACCTTGAGAAAGTAACCGTGGCCGATGCCCTGAAGCATCCAAACTGGAATATGGGCAGCAAAATCACTATTGATTCTGCCTCCCTCATGAATAAAGGACTGGAAGTGATCGAGGCAAAATGGCTTTTCGGATTACGGCCGGAACAAATCGAGGTGCTGGTGCATCCGCAATCCATCATCCACAGCATGGTGCAGTTTCACGATGGAAGCATGAAGGCGCAAATGGGACTCCCGGACATGAAACTTCCCATACTGTACGCCTTCTCCTTTCCGCTACGCCTGCCATCGGCAACCCCGCGGTTAAATCTTAATCAGTTCCCCTCCCTCTCATTTGAGAATCCCGACAGCCTGACTTTCCCCTGCCTTGACCTCGCTTATGAAGCCATGCGCAAAGGCGGCAATGCCCCCTGTGTGCTCAATGCAGCAAATGAAATGGCCGTGCAGGCTTTCCTGTCGGAAAGAATTGGCTTTAACCGGATCCCGGAAATCATTTCGGAAACGTTGTACGCTGTTTCCTATGTTCCGGAGCCTTCCTATGAAGATCTTATCCTGTCTGACAAGGAGGCCCGTAAACAAGCTTCCGCACACATTTAG
- the rseP gene encoding RIP metalloprotease RseP, which yields MSQALQLILILSLLIVLHELGHFIPARLFKTRIEKFYLFFDPWFSLFKIKRGDTEYGIGWLPLGGYVKISGMIDESMDKEQMKKPPEPWEFRSKPAWQRLIIMVGGVVVNLILGVVIYSMVLFTWGKEVLPLENVKYGIAVDSLAMEIGLKDGDRILSVDGVKPEGLHRVPVAIILDKASSIEIERDGQKLSLPITEEHLSKMIRNNKVSPFIEPRFPSEIDSLLPGRNAEKAGLKVGDRVIALNDTATPFQQDVSRFIRSHLGKKVLFAVVRGADTLRLPVQVSASADSLTGFRPNIDKYLHFVKTEFGFFESFGAGVSEGMDKIRLQIKQIGVLFTVDKAYQSLGGFYSFGKALDPGWDWKVFWSFAAFLSIVLAFMNILPIPALDGGHVMFLLYELITRRKPNEKVMEYSQYAGMILLLLLMVYANSDFLRH from the coding sequence ATGAGCCAGGCTTTACAACTTATTCTCATCCTTTCCCTGCTGATCGTGCTTCACGAGCTTGGACACTTTATTCCTGCCCGGCTCTTTAAAACCAGAATTGAAAAATTTTACCTCTTTTTTGATCCCTGGTTTTCCCTGTTTAAAATAAAACGCGGCGATACGGAATACGGGATCGGATGGCTGCCTCTGGGAGGATATGTCAAGATCTCCGGTATGATTGATGAGAGCATGGACAAAGAGCAGATGAAAAAACCTCCCGAGCCCTGGGAATTCCGCTCCAAACCGGCCTGGCAACGACTCATCATAATGGTGGGTGGTGTAGTCGTGAACCTCATTCTGGGTGTTGTGATCTATTCCATGGTGCTGTTCACCTGGGGAAAGGAAGTGCTTCCGCTTGAAAACGTGAAGTACGGTATTGCCGTGGACTCCTTAGCCATGGAAATCGGCCTGAAAGACGGCGACAGGATTTTATCCGTTGACGGAGTAAAACCGGAAGGTCTTCACCGGGTTCCGGTGGCCATTATTCTCGATAAAGCGTCCAGTATTGAAATTGAAAGAGACGGACAAAAACTCAGCCTTCCCATCACGGAAGAACACCTGAGCAAAATGATCCGCAACAACAAAGTTTCTCCTTTTATCGAACCCCGCTTCCCTTCAGAAATTGATTCCCTTCTGCCTGGGCGTAACGCTGAAAAAGCCGGATTGAAGGTGGGCGACCGCGTGATAGCACTCAATGATACCGCCACTCCGTTTCAGCAGGATGTTTCCCGGTTTATCCGTTCTCACCTTGGCAAAAAGGTACTGTTTGCAGTTGTCAGGGGCGCAGACACGCTGCGGCTTCCTGTTCAGGTAAGCGCATCGGCCGACAGCCTTACGGGATTTCGTCCCAACATTGACAAGTACCTGCATTTTGTAAAAACAGAATTCGGCTTTTTTGAGTCTTTTGGAGCGGGCGTTTCGGAGGGCATGGATAAAATCCGTCTGCAGATTAAGCAGATTGGAGTATTGTTCACTGTTGATAAAGCCTACCAGAGTCTGGGCGGATTTTATTCCTTCGGGAAAGCGCTTGATCCCGGCTGGGACTGGAAGGTGTTTTGGTCCTTCGCCGCCTTCCTCAGCATTGTGCTTGCGTTCATGAATATTCTTCCCATACCGGCACTGGACGGAGGGCATGTTATGTTCCTGCTTTATGAGCTCATCACCCGGAGAAAGCCTAACGAAAAAGTAATGGAATATTCCCAATACGCCGGAATGATTCTTCTGCTGCTGCTGATGGTATACGCCAACTCTGATTTCCTAAGACATTAA
- a CDS encoding M23 family metallopeptidase, which translates to MGKIFYLDDICGSLSMEKKKTKKKLREWARSRYRLVVMNDSTFEEKFSLRLTPLGLIILIGAISILMTTLVISLVAFTPLRAYIPGYAEDVTLNEKLILLQEKTDSLSLASREKDIYLNNIRLVLRGEIPADTMMNPKDTMIKYTDLRVVPSAEDSALRKQIEQEDKYSVTVGDDRSKNSIAGFFFFTPVKGTVTASFSTPESHFGVDVAAPENEAIKATLDGTVIFAGWSNETGHVIHIQHSNNLVSIYKHNSKLLKKAGQYVKAGEVIAIIGNSGEYTSGTHLHFELWYNGNALDPQDHMLFK; encoded by the coding sequence ATGGGGAAAATATTTTATTTAGACGATATTTGCGGTTCTCTTTCCATGGAAAAGAAAAAGACCAAGAAGAAACTCCGTGAGTGGGCCAGAAGCCGCTACCGGCTGGTTGTTATGAATGACAGCACGTTCGAGGAGAAGTTCTCCCTGAGGCTCACCCCGTTGGGCTTAATTATCCTCATTGGAGCCATCAGTATACTTATGACCACTCTGGTGATCAGTCTTGTTGCCTTCACCCCGCTGAGAGCATATATCCCCGGCTATGCAGAAGATGTTACCCTGAATGAAAAACTGATCCTGTTGCAGGAAAAGACCGATTCATTGTCTCTGGCGTCCAGGGAAAAGGACATTTACCTGAATAATATTCGTTTGGTTTTGAGGGGCGAAATTCCGGCCGATACGATGATGAATCCAAAGGACACCATGATCAAATACACCGACCTTCGGGTAGTTCCGTCTGCAGAAGATTCTGCCCTGCGGAAACAGATCGAGCAGGAAGACAAGTACTCGGTGACTGTCGGCGACGACCGTTCGAAGAACAGCATCGCCGGATTTTTCTTTTTCACCCCGGTGAAAGGCACGGTTACCGCTTCATTCAGTACGCCTGAATCGCATTTCGGAGTAGACGTTGCGGCTCCGGAGAACGAGGCAATAAAAGCCACCCTGGATGGCACGGTCATTTTTGCGGGATGGAGTAATGAAACCGGACATGTAATCCATATTCAACACAGCAATAATCTGGTTTCAATCTATAAGCACAATTCCAAGCTTTTAAAAAAGGCAGGACAATATGTAAAAGCAGGAGAAGTAATTGCCATCATCGGCAACAGCGGGGAGTACACCAGCGGCACTCATCTGCATTTTGAGCTTTGGTATAATGGCAATGCCCTGGATCCACAGGATCATATGTTGTTCAAATGA
- a CDS encoding SpoIIE family protein phosphatase has protein sequence MRLIPLFLFLALNSHALNVIDSITGVRIDSLNLALQNAGSDRERMDLHKMLQYTWYNYSYDSGMVHCKKGLDLAVKLGSIKTQAFFLRRIGVFYNQKYDYSSALEYYFKALDASEKAGVKEDLGWCHNNIANVYSSKYEISHVESDLDKSLEHMTAAVNILKEMESRGPYGAALSNLGNKLMQKKEYDLAIQKFKIAVEIFETINDGNGKMMNYENLGNAYLSKGEIKNDFILYSEAMTWYEKVIRASGPNASDGRYARVLAQVSRIYILMGFHEKAKQYLDKSLEISMSLDDKHLLRDVYSNFVHYYEHKGDFKQAFLFQNKLLSIKDSLISSESMRSMNQAQAFFDSEKLKKQNEILEKDKNISNLELKRKNLILFSTIGGMILLGLIALLFINRSLIRKRANKQLSEAFNTITIQNKNITDSITYAKRIQDAFVTNEEKLRSIVADSAVLYLPLHIVSGDFCWSAEVDGKKVVVVADCTGHGVPGAFMSMIGNTVLKDTVIGKKILSPALILQSLHESVVSALNQKGDDLSSQADGMDVSVCVVDPNKQALLFAGANNGLVYVNGEGVEKIDGDVYSVGGIFSSRTVSYTEHSIPSGGKTFYLFTDGLVDQFGGREDKKFSYARLTRIIGEQRGSSPEFQRDRIREEFEQWMGQGRQTDDVLLVVLRP, from the coding sequence ATGCGGCTGATCCCCCTGTTCCTTTTTCTCGCCCTTAATTCTCATGCTTTAAATGTCATTGATTCCATCACAGGTGTGCGGATAGACAGCCTGAACCTCGCGCTTCAAAACGCCGGGTCGGACCGTGAACGGATGGATCTTCATAAAATGTTGCAGTACACCTGGTACAATTACAGCTACGACAGCGGTATGGTACACTGCAAGAAAGGACTGGATCTTGCGGTGAAGCTCGGAAGCATAAAAACACAGGCATTTTTCCTGAGACGAATTGGTGTGTTTTATAACCAGAAATACGACTACTCTTCAGCCCTGGAATACTATTTTAAAGCCCTGGACGCCTCAGAAAAAGCGGGAGTAAAAGAAGACCTCGGCTGGTGCCATAATAACATCGCCAACGTATATTCCAGTAAATATGAGATTTCGCACGTGGAAAGCGATCTGGACAAATCATTGGAACACATGACCGCCGCGGTAAATATCCTCAAAGAAATGGAGTCGCGCGGGCCTTACGGAGCTGCGCTATCTAATCTGGGTAATAAACTGATGCAAAAAAAGGAATACGACCTGGCCATTCAGAAATTTAAAATAGCAGTAGAAATTTTTGAAACGATCAATGATGGCAACGGGAAGATGATGAATTATGAAAATCTCGGGAACGCGTATCTCTCAAAAGGAGAAATTAAAAACGACTTTATTCTTTACTCCGAGGCCATGACCTGGTACGAAAAGGTGATCCGTGCCTCCGGCCCTAATGCTTCCGACGGCCGGTACGCGCGGGTTCTTGCACAGGTGTCGAGAATCTATATCCTGATGGGTTTTCATGAAAAGGCAAAGCAATATCTTGACAAGTCGCTTGAAATTTCCATGTCGCTGGACGACAAACATCTCCTGCGCGACGTCTACAGCAATTTTGTTCACTATTACGAACACAAAGGCGACTTTAAACAGGCCTTCTTGTTTCAGAACAAATTATTGTCCATTAAGGATTCGCTGATTTCAAGCGAAAGCATGCGCAGCATGAACCAGGCACAAGCTTTCTTTGATTCCGAAAAACTGAAGAAGCAGAATGAGATCCTCGAGAAGGATAAAAACATTTCCAACCTGGAGCTCAAGAGAAAAAACCTGATCCTGTTCTCTACCATAGGAGGAATGATCCTCCTGGGGTTGATCGCCCTGCTTTTCATTAACCGGAGTCTCATTCGGAAAAGGGCCAACAAGCAGCTCAGCGAAGCCTTTAACACCATCACCATTCAAAATAAAAACATCACGGATTCAATCACATATGCCAAGCGCATACAGGATGCTTTTGTTACGAATGAAGAAAAATTACGGAGCATCGTTGCGGATTCCGCCGTACTCTATTTACCCTTGCACATTGTGAGTGGCGATTTTTGCTGGTCGGCCGAGGTAGACGGAAAAAAAGTGGTGGTGGTTGCGGATTGTACCGGACATGGTGTGCCCGGGGCATTCATGAGCATGATCGGTAACACCGTATTAAAAGATACCGTGATCGGGAAAAAAATTCTCTCTCCGGCTCTGATTCTGCAATCGCTTCATGAAAGCGTGGTTTCTGCGTTGAATCAGAAAGGAGATGATCTTTCCTCCCAAGCCGATGGTATGGATGTGTCGGTATGCGTTGTTGATCCTAACAAGCAGGCGCTTCTGTTTGCCGGTGCAAACAATGGTCTGGTCTATGTTAACGGCGAAGGCGTTGAAAAGATAGACGGAGACGTATACTCGGTGGGAGGGATCTTTTCTTCCCGTACGGTAAGCTATACGGAGCACTCTATTCCTTCAGGAGGGAAAACATTTTACCTTTTTACGGATGGCCTTGTAGATCAATTCGGAGGAAGGGAAGACAAAAAATTCTCATATGCCCGTCTGACACGAATCATCGGCGAACAACGCGGCAGCTCCCCTGAATTTCAGCGCGACCGCATTAGGGAGGAATTTGAACAATGGATGGGTCAGGGAAGGCAAACGGACGATGTGTTATTGGTGGTTCTGAGGCCATAG
- a CDS encoding tetratricopeptide repeat protein yields the protein MGLTIKYTRVVFTALFILFLVNSCSTKKNRWVNRQYHNLTAHYNGYFWAREAIKEGVDKLDRSHIDDHDKILPFYRYADDKAAKSNIPSWDKAITKTSLVIAKHSMLIKGTEYCRWIDENYLVLGQGHFYKRDYYAAVEVFEFMVRQYKNNPSRYEALLWLIKTYNAQNSVINTQSIIDLLESDKGFPKKFQGMFDILRAEYYVKMENYPKAIEYLIRAIPAEKKKKQRARFTYILGQLYEQTGNPKKASHYYEQCTRMSPPYELLFNARIKRAMTASGADSKEVKKLLTKMLKDEKNREYRDQIYYALAELNMKDGDTTLGMEQLKLSAAASMVNTKQRGLSYLKLADIYFSHQDYVPAQVYYDSCASFLPKDHRQYPLVNNKKTSLTALIKNIRIISTEDSLLRLSAMDTAKLTKMIEKIIADLIEEEKKKEEEKINNQNNISNTPWNPNSQNQTGNTTTGAWYFYNPAQLSFGVSDFLKKWGNREREDDWRRSIKETDPSLVENPELNNKQDTVKKDVKLADNKTRNFYLKNIPFSEEQKLKSNERIIEAYYALGGIYKEQLQDLPKANSTFEELNKRYPGNKYELSSWYSLYRIALTVKNTGAQQKYKSQICTKYAESEICKLVSNPNYASENAGKKSEVEKFYNDTYDHYVNGRHAEVIRNAYLADSLYPKSEFMPKFALLNAYSVGRTGSVQDYKNALQRVIAKYPKDPVRQKAQNLLDAIERVGITNVAPKDTARPAEPDFIYHASAEHFCAIFIMNKKVKAPDLAGKLSNFNTEYFSLASLGVSPNLLDLETQIILVKSFQSASKAMDYYSMLVGDLKVFKDLQPKDYKITVISADNWARLFKSRKKLEYITFFEENYKKKN from the coding sequence ATGGGGCTGACAATAAAATACACCCGGGTCGTATTTACGGCCCTTTTTATTCTCTTTTTGGTGAACTCCTGTTCCACCAAAAAGAACCGTTGGGTGAACCGCCAGTACCATAACCTGACCGCTCATTATAACGGTTATTTCTGGGCCCGGGAGGCGATCAAGGAAGGAGTAGACAAACTGGACCGTTCCCACATTGATGATCATGACAAGATCCTGCCTTTTTACCGTTATGCAGACGACAAGGCCGCCAAATCAAACATTCCTTCCTGGGATAAGGCCATTACCAAAACATCTCTGGTAATTGCCAAACATTCCATGCTGATTAAGGGAACGGAATACTGCCGCTGGATCGATGAAAATTATCTTGTACTGGGTCAGGGGCATTTTTACAAGCGGGATTATTACGCAGCCGTAGAGGTGTTTGAGTTCATGGTACGACAATATAAGAACAACCCTTCGCGCTACGAGGCCCTGCTCTGGCTCATCAAAACCTACAATGCGCAGAATAGTGTCATTAACACACAAAGCATTATTGACCTGCTGGAAAGTGATAAAGGATTTCCTAAAAAGTTCCAGGGAATGTTCGATATTCTTCGGGCGGAGTATTATGTGAAAATGGAGAATTATCCCAAGGCCATCGAATACCTGATCCGGGCCATTCCGGCCGAGAAAAAGAAAAAACAGCGGGCCCGGTTCACCTATATTCTCGGGCAGTTGTATGAGCAAACCGGAAATCCCAAAAAAGCTTCGCACTACTACGAGCAATGTACCAGGATGAGTCCTCCTTATGAATTGCTGTTCAATGCGCGTATCAAAAGGGCCATGACAGCATCGGGCGCTGACAGCAAGGAAGTAAAGAAGCTCCTGACTAAAATGCTGAAAGACGAAAAAAACAGAGAGTACCGTGATCAGATTTATTATGCCCTGGCCGAGCTGAACATGAAAGACGGTGACACCACACTGGGCATGGAGCAACTGAAACTTTCGGCCGCTGCCAGCATGGTTAACACGAAGCAGAGAGGGCTGTCGTACCTGAAGCTGGCCGACATTTATTTCTCACATCAGGATTACGTGCCCGCACAGGTTTATTACGACAGCTGCGCAAGTTTTCTGCCAAAGGATCACCGCCAGTATCCGCTGGTCAACAATAAAAAGACATCGCTCACCGCACTTATTAAGAATATCCGGATTATTTCCACCGAGGACAGCCTGCTGCGGCTTTCCGCTATGGACACCGCAAAACTGACCAAAATGATAGAAAAAATCATTGCGGATCTTATAGAAGAAGAGAAGAAGAAGGAAGAGGAAAAAATCAACAATCAGAATAATATATCCAATACCCCGTGGAATCCGAATAGTCAGAACCAGACAGGTAACACCACAACCGGCGCATGGTATTTTTATAATCCCGCCCAACTCAGCTTTGGAGTTTCCGACTTTTTGAAAAAGTGGGGAAACAGAGAAAGAGAAGACGACTGGAGAAGAAGCATAAAGGAGACGGACCCTTCTCTGGTAGAGAATCCGGAGCTGAATAACAAGCAGGATACTGTGAAAAAGGACGTGAAGTTGGCCGATAACAAAACCAGGAATTTCTACCTGAAAAATATTCCCTTTAGCGAAGAGCAGAAGCTGAAATCCAACGAAAGAATTATAGAGGCCTATTATGCACTGGGCGGTATTTACAAGGAACAGCTTCAGGATCTTCCCAAAGCAAATTCCACCTTCGAGGAACTGAACAAGCGTTATCCCGGAAACAAGTATGAGCTTTCCTCCTGGTACTCGCTCTACCGCATTGCACTTACCGTGAAGAATACCGGTGCCCAGCAGAAGTATAAGTCACAAATATGTACCAAATATGCGGAGTCAGAAATCTGTAAACTGGTTTCCAATCCTAATTATGCCAGTGAAAATGCCGGGAAGAAGTCGGAGGTAGAGAAATTTTATAATGATACCTATGATCACTATGTGAACGGACGGCACGCGGAAGTAATCCGTAACGCCTACCTGGCCGATTCGCTGTATCCCAAAAGCGAATTTATGCCGAAGTTCGCATTGTTGAATGCCTATTCGGTGGGAAGAACCGGAAGTGTACAGGATTATAAAAACGCACTTCAGAGGGTGATTGCAAAATATCCAAAGGATCCCGTGCGGCAGAAAGCGCAGAACCTGCTCGACGCGATTGAACGTGTGGGTATAACCAATGTGGCACCTAAAGACACCGCACGGCCTGCTGAGCCGGATTTTATTTACCATGCATCAGCAGAGCATTTTTGCGCCATCTTTATCATGAATAAAAAGGTAAAGGCACCTGATCTGGCTGGAAAGCTTTCCAATTTCAATACGGAATACTTTTCACTTGCCTCGCTGGGGGTTAGCCCGAACCTGCTGGATCTTGAAACGCAGATCATACTGGTAAAGAGCTTTCAGAGTGCGTCAAAAGCAATGGATTATTATTCCATGCTCGTCGGGGACCTCAAAGTATTCAAGGATCTTCAGCCAAAAGATTATAAAATAACAGTCATCTCGGCAGACAATTGGGCGCGGCTTTTCAAGAGCCGGAAGAAACTGGAATACATCACCTTCTTCGAAGAGAATTATAAGAAGAAGAATTAG
- a CDS encoding enoyl-CoA hydratase/isomerase family protein codes for MTYTNLLTTTENGIFTLVINRPDKLNALNRQTVQEIGAAINRAMADKNVYGIILTGSGTKAFVAGADISEFVGLSPEQGMAMAQAGQDVFKSIENCPKPVIAAVNGFALGGGCELAMACHVRIAAENAVFGQPEVKLGLIPGYGGTQRLTQLVGKGKSMEYTLSAENIKAPEALAMGLVNYVVPQDQLLARAMELMLSFRRWSPHAQAGVIASVNACLTNGTNGFNTEVIEFGKCFGTDDFKEGVNAFLEKRKPKFS; via the coding sequence ATGACCTACACCAACCTCCTCACCACTACCGAAAACGGGATCTTCACGCTTGTGATCAATCGTCCCGACAAACTTAACGCTCTGAACAGGCAAACCGTGCAGGAGATCGGTGCGGCAATCAACAGGGCAATGGCCGACAAAAATGTTTATGGCATCATCCTCACCGGTTCCGGAACCAAAGCATTTGTGGCCGGAGCGGACATCTCCGAATTTGTGGGGCTGAGTCCGGAACAAGGCATGGCGATGGCACAAGCCGGTCAGGATGTATTCAAAAGCATTGAGAATTGTCCAAAACCGGTTATCGCGGCGGTGAACGGGTTTGCGCTCGGAGGAGGCTGTGAGCTGGCCATGGCTTGCCACGTTCGTATTGCAGCCGAAAATGCTGTCTTCGGCCAGCCGGAAGTGAAATTGGGATTGATACCGGGCTACGGCGGCACCCAGCGGCTCACGCAACTTGTCGGTAAAGGAAAATCAATGGAATACACCCTCTCCGCAGAAAATATCAAAGCCCCGGAAGCATTAGCCATGGGACTGGTGAATTATGTTGTTCCACAGGATCAGCTCCTCGCCAGGGCTATGGAGCTCATGCTCTCATTCAGGCGCTGGTCGCCCCATGCCCAGGCCGGTGTGATTGCCTCGGTAAATGCCTGTTTAACGAACGGCACAAACGGATTTAATACCGAAGTCATTGAGTTCGGAAAGTGTTTCGGTACCGACGATTTCAAGGAAGGGGTCAATGCTTTCCTGGAAAAAAGGAAGCCGAAGTTCTCCTGA
- a CDS encoding aldehyde dehydrogenase family protein: MIASTSIISPVLQQLGLKENNYGASTGLNHFQTRGAKIESYSPVDGSLIGTANAATPEDYEKVMQKAQEAFLVWRHLPAPKRGEIVRQMGEQFRKYKNELGALVSYEMGKSLQEGKGEVQEMIDICDFAVGLSRQLYGLTMHSERPNHRMYEQWHPLGVVGIISAFNFPVAVWSWNAAIAWVCGDVCIWKPSSKTPLCAIACQNIIADVLKNNNVPEGVSCLVLGNAMGDLMNNDKRVPLVSFTGSTRIGRRVSSLVAERFGKTILELGGNNAIIITETADLKMVVPGAVFGAVGTAGQRCTSTRRLIIHESIYDKVIDVLKKAYAQIRIGDPLNEENHMGPLIDKNAVKDYLNAIEHAMKEGGKIIVEGGVEKSMETGTYVKPCIIEAKNTFKIVQEETFAPILYVMKYQTLDEAVAMQNGVPQGLSSSIFTNNMRDMERFLGHGGSDCGIANVNIGTSGAEIGGAFGGEKETGGGRESGSDAWKAYMRRQTNTINYGAQLPLAQGIRFEI; encoded by the coding sequence ATGATTGCTTCTACATCCATAATCAGTCCCGTTTTACAACAACTCGGATTGAAAGAAAATAACTACGGAGCTTCCACAGGGCTCAACCACTTTCAAACCAGGGGCGCCAAGATCGAAAGTTACTCTCCTGTTGACGGATCTTTAATCGGAACTGCCAATGCGGCCACGCCGGAAGACTATGAAAAGGTGATGCAAAAGGCGCAGGAGGCTTTCCTGGTATGGAGACACCTGCCTGCACCAAAACGCGGAGAGATCGTTCGCCAGATGGGAGAACAATTCCGTAAATACAAGAATGAATTGGGCGCACTGGTTTCCTACGAAATGGGGAAAAGCCTGCAGGAAGGAAAAGGGGAAGTGCAGGAAATGATAGATATCTGCGATTTTGCCGTGGGTTTGTCAAGACAACTCTATGGTTTAACCATGCACTCCGAACGTCCCAATCACCGCATGTACGAACAGTGGCATCCGCTGGGTGTGGTGGGAATTATTTCCGCGTTTAATTTTCCGGTTGCCGTATGGAGCTGGAACGCGGCCATTGCCTGGGTCTGCGGCGATGTATGCATCTGGAAACCCTCCTCCAAAACTCCTTTGTGCGCCATTGCCTGCCAAAATATCATCGCGGATGTGTTGAAGAACAATAATGTTCCTGAGGGCGTAAGCTGCCTCGTGTTGGGCAATGCCATGGGAGATCTCATGAACAATGACAAACGCGTTCCGCTGGTTTCCTTTACCGGATCAACCCGCATTGGTCGTCGTGTTTCGTCGCTCGTTGCGGAACGTTTTGGAAAAACCATTCTTGAGCTGGGAGGAAATAATGCCATCATTATCACGGAAACCGCTGACCTTAAAATGGTGGTTCCCGGTGCAGTGTTCGGCGCAGTAGGAACGGCCGGTCAACGATGCACTTCCACGCGAAGACTGATCATTCATGAAAGCATCTACGATAAGGTAATTGACGTGTTGAAGAAAGCATACGCTCAGATTCGCATCGGAGATCCGCTCAACGAAGAGAATCACATGGGCCCGCTCATTGACAAAAACGCCGTCAAGGATTACCTGAACGCCATTGAACATGCAATGAAAGAAGGAGGAAAAATAATCGTGGAAGGAGGCGTTGAAAAAAGTATGGAAACAGGAACGTATGTAAAACCATGCATCATTGAAGCGAAGAACACGTTTAAGATTGTTCAGGAAGAAACCTTCGCTCCTATTTTGTATGTTATGAAATACCAAACGCTGGATGAGGCGGTAGCTATGCAAAATGGCGTCCCTCAGGGATTGTCGTCCTCTATTTTCACCAACAACATGCGCGACATGGAAAGATTTCTTGGTCATGGTGGCAGTGATTGTGGTATTGCCAATGTGAACATCGGAACGTCCGGCGCGGAAATCGGCGGTGCGTTTGGCGGAGAAAAAGAAACGGGCGGCGGCCGCGAATCCGGCAGCGATGCCTGGAAAGCATATATGCGCCGGCAGACCAACACCATCAACTACGGAGCTCAGCTGCCCCTCGCTCAGGGCATACGGTTCGAAATATAA